The Ammoniphilus sp. CFH 90114 genome contains the following window.
GCAACGTAAATTCTTTTACAGACCCAACGAACACTCTATTAACATCCATAATACGTTGTATCACGATTGGCGCATGATTCGTTGGCGCAGGAGGTTGTGTTGGCACTGGTGTTGGTGTTGGCACTGGCGTTGGCACTGGCGTCGGCGCTGGCACTGGCGCCGGTGTCGGATCTGGTGTTGGCACTGGTGTTGGTGCTGGATCTGGTGTTGGCACTGGTGCCGGTGTCGGATCTGGCGTCGGATCTGGTACCGGTGTCGGCACTGGTGCCGGTGTCGGATCTGGCGTTGGCGTTGGCTCCGGTGCTGGTGTTGGTGTTACGTTGTTATCACTGCTATCGTCATCGTCGTTATCATTCCCACCACCATTACTGTTCCCACTGTTCTTTGGCTGAGACGGTTGGTTTGTTTCAGGAGGTGTAGTTGGTCTCCCTTGGATCTCTTGAAGATTTACATCCTTGACGATTTCCGGATTTACGACGATATCCTCAACCTTCTTTCCAGTAGGCAGGGATAAGGTCGATACTCTAGTCGTAGGGTCAAAAGTTACTTTCGTTGTTGGGTCTGTAACGTTAAGGTTCTCTACGGAAACATTGGATAGTGTTACGGTTGGAACATTAATTTCCAGATTCCCTGGAATGGATAAACCTTTAAAGTCAATGTGGATCGTTTCTTTCGGATCGATTCCCGGTGCTGGAGCGATTACTACATCTTTCAGGAGATCAGCGGTAACACCTGAGATTTGCGGAGTTGCTGTGATTTCAACCGTCTTTGGTATAGAGCCTATGAAATCATACACCTCTTTAGGTGCTTTAAAGAGCAGGTCTCCAATTTGCACTTTTGATCCGACCACACCTTCAATCTTTGCCGGACTGTTCGCCGCTGCTGCAAAAAGCTTCAATAGTTTATCAACGATTACGACAGCTTCTTCACGAGTGGCTACTTTAGCAGACATCGCGTCTTTTCCATCGCCTTCTATAATTCCCAGCTTAGCTGCTTGAACCATCGTATCTTTTAAAGACGGATCAACTCCTAGAAAGCTTAAGTTTAAAATATGATTCGGTCTGACAACGAAACTCTCATCGGAAAGGATATCCACTAATTGTTCTCGTGACAAACCATTTCTAACGGAGGTAGCTACTTTATCGGATAGACCTGCTTTAAATAGGATGGTTTTAAATTCACCTTCGGTAATCGTGTCCTGAGGTCGGAAGGATCCTTTGGTATCCCCATTTATGATTCCGGCATCGCTAAACCTTTTAATGGCATCCGTTGCCCAAGGTGATTGGACAGAATAATCTGTAAACGAAGATCGATTTGAATGGAGTTGGGGTTGGTCCTCAGCGTAAGCTTGAGACACAAACAATAAGGATGAAGCTAATAGACTCCAATAAAGTTTTCGGTGTTTTGACGTTAACATGCTCGTTATGTAACCCCCATGATGTAGTAAGATATGTTCCTGAAGAATGCAAAAAGATACTTAATTCCACATAATTCTATCAACTTTTACAGGTTTTATCCACTATAATTTAGGTATTTTATACTAGATTCGTTTACCAAAAGCGCTTATGAAAACTAAAAGCCAGGTTTCCCAAGCTTAGGAACTCCCGGCTTTACTCGTTGAATTCTACCTTTCCCAAATAAGCTCGCCTGTGATTGCATCGACATATCGCAACGTTCGATCACTGCCCTCAAGGCCATAAAGGGTAGTCGGAATATAGAGCAGCCGATAGGCTGGCACCTCTTCATCTTCGTCCAAGAACCAGGTAAGACGAAGCTGCATTTGTTGAACATAGCGATCAAAGGCAACTTGTGGCGTGATGCCCGGATGAAACTTCGACGTGACAATTCTTGAATCATTTCATATGAAACGCTCCTATATGTACAGATCTCTCCTGTTGAAGTGCTGATACTGATGGTGACCCTCTCATGATTCACAGGGACTCCGTCAATATAGACTGGCAAATAAAAAAATTCACGATCACGAGGTTCCTCGTCTGAACGCTCTTTATCGATTTCGATTTGAAGATAATTTACGTAATCCGGAAATACGATACGCAAAAATTGTTCCGCCTTCCTCCAACATTGCTCCCGTCTCAGTGATGCAAGCCCAGCCTTTGCGCTGCCCATCCGATGAAACCCGACAAGGCGACCAGTTTTCTTTTCTTGGTGTACCATGAGCGATGATTCCCTAAACCTCCGGAGTTTGTCACCCCATTTTCTCTCCATGTATCCCTCTACTGACAATGGTTCCGTTTCCGTTTTCATTTCCCCCGTTCC
Protein-coding sequences here:
- a CDS encoding YcdB/YcdC domain-containing protein, whose protein sequence is MKTETEPLSVEGYMERKWGDKLRRFRESSLMVHQEKKTGRLVGFHRMGSAKAGLASLRREQCWRKAEQFLRIVFPDYVNYLQIEIDKERSDEEPRDREFFYLPVYIDGVPVNHERVTISISTSTGEICTYRSVSYEMIQELSRRSFIRASRHKLPLIAMFNKCSFVLPGSWTKMKRCQPIGCSIFRLPFMALRAVIERCDMSMQSQASLFGKGRIQRVKPGVPKLGKPGF